From one Brachypodium distachyon strain Bd21 chromosome 4, Brachypodium_distachyon_v3.0, whole genome shotgun sequence genomic stretch:
- the LOC100833920 gene encoding CST complex subunit CTC1 isoform X2, giving the protein MEPPPEASAPRRLAVADILRIRRPTTGASSLVSSSPSSATSTSPPRKKPKHPAPSPAHSTAPFAPIPQPVLLAGMLSLSSASSPAACRNHCLSLSDPSSAASVCCYLLDFDPAAIGREIRVLAWNFLPSIDAHGAGVLEVVRWCLAEAPELVPHPSFLTTIPLNCVDAEPDLATRGRVFGVVMSVSVMFNVQKSKADGGGDSVGFIVEMMCCGCRQCRASHPERDQDHKFEVEKFVYFVDSASRWRPVLARLIARLVSVTGLKKKMVSVGKKGSYTMLVSSTKTLVAWCPSYVGVPPSDQLPGKCGGLYSGVVSGIYMQGMLVELDEIAWLLIDDKQLLPSHSLRVGAVISVRNFQAVRQNFAWTSVVLLGTCSKTSITMNSFSLVDSKCHLRTESRDLLVKSVESLELSDRFWMLLLTSCFKQKFTKLFSKEEISGLKNMQGLVHTYATKVLSSKGSKSQHDFFMKFCNHNCGSSCTGSNLEACKLVIPFANFICKGESLWISTMLKFWNSIEKVSKHQGLKHFLCDGVSSPSTTKRMISSGDLGLVLVGSIKMSSIPGRLQLVDDTGCIDLVIPDIPPNVCMDGIYEINDCKLALEGPVAYLDHFGVADPLSCKAVLEKLSYRKSVHHLKIYGIVHWSELNLIGPSSHIPLQTIKCARLFHLLKLSHIFPAISDIQHHTMPGPSLYAEAVIVPYNLKFTGRADCIEHPESFKVSSTSSLYNSKVSMEKPCHIPCSLSFRTTNLSGTLVSSYCCGPDGTVLIDTSTTGGEQGHTSRILLEFKEGCFLKYQLLRIGGYYLLECPSNNHSFAVKDCGCFQGGKISLHSQDNLWSLSITFNGNINMKQGIVDQSIGISSAEVDEPFSRNTIHNEIKLVKSWTDFRQCSDFHLQFYCEAVREKMEEYDTICYVLNELCSYSNEVMTVSSCIEIMMHKKPFSSSNLENEKLVQGDLISLHGKVENIHSLDCKEGRRVPGFEKCSICIHVADHNQTVRLRGYLSKNCYPVGLGPGAVVTFHRVLLTQHELLLTQVTYIEVTSINHTDLNREHATPLMPDGLKDGSLTTISPCVILHQKHFTDSGPIQFQCRVVTIHLLVLDSRLNDFPASESINQSKILKVKVPVAGFVVDDGSSLCCCWADDARAELLLRLQEVAVLDFSVNLKSTKDKSNSKLQQTVGSCLEQILKKQKKVTVKNYGIPPDISCRDLELSSGIGNVLSSLEEKLLKFIILNACWKGTLNVIASVFNPNALDRSNADLPVVYPVQNMQNFWVTEVFQVDPLEEARRLYCRLDSR; this is encoded by the exons atggagccgccgccggaggcttccgccCCTCGCCGGCTTGCCGTCGCCGACATCCTCCGCATCCGTCGTCCCACCACCGGCGCATCCTCCCtcgtttcttcctctccctcctccgccacctccaCTTCACCGCCCCGCAAGAAGCCTAAGCACCCCGCCCCGAGTCCTGCCCACAGTACTGCTCCCTTCGCGCCCATCCCCCAGCCCGTACTCCTCGCTGGCatgctctccctctcctccgcctcctcgcccgccgcctgccgcaaCCACTGCCTATCCCTCTCCgacccctcctccgccgcctctgtCTGCTGCTACCTCCTCGATTTCGACCCCGCCGCCATTGGCCGCGAGATCCGCGTCCTCGCCTGGAACTTCCTACCTTCCATCGAtgcccacggcgccggcgtgcTCGAGGTGGTCCGATGGTGCCTAGCGGAGGCGCCCGAGCTGGTTCCCCATCCTAGCTTCTTGACGACGATTCCGCTCAATTGCGTAGACGCGGAGCCTGATTTGGCCACCCGCGGCCGTGTTTTTGGGGTGGTGATGTCAGTGAGCGTGATGTTCAATGTGCAGAAGAGTAAGGCTGATGGGGGTGGCGACTCGGTCGGGTTTATAGTGGAGATGATGTGCTGTGGTTGCCGCCAATGCAGGGCATCACATCCGGAGCGTGACCAGGATCACAAGTTTGAGGTGGAGAAGTTTGTATACTTTGTGGATTCGGCAAGCAGGTGGCGACCGGTACTGGCACGTCTGATTGCAAGGCTGGTGTCTGTCACGggattgaagaaaaaaatggtttcTGTTGGGAAGAAGGGCTCGTACACCATGTTGGTATCATCTACAAAAACATTGGTGGCATGGTGCCCATCCTATGTGGGAGTTCCACCATCGGATCAGTTGCCAGGGAAGTGCGGTGGACTGTACAGTGGTGTTGTCTCTGGAATTTACATGCAGGGCATGTTGGTTGAGCTGGATGAGATCGCGTGGCTGCTAATTGATGATAAGCAGCTTCTGCCGTCACATTCTCTTCGAGTTGGCGCTGTT ATTTCTGTGAGGAACTTTCAAGCGGTTCGTCAAAATTTTGCTTGGACTTCAGTTGTTCTGCTTGGGACATGCAGTAAAACTAGCATAACTATGAATTCTTTCTCTCTGGTGGACTCGAA ATGTCATCTAAGGACAGAAAGCAGGGATCTGTTGGTAAAGTCTGTTGAGTCTTTGGAGCTGTCCGATAGATTTTG GATGTTACTTCTGACATCATGCTTTAAACAGAAATTCACCAAGTTATTTTCCAAGGAAGAGATTTCAGGCTTAAAAAAT ATGCAAGGATTGGTTCACACCTATGCTACTAAAGTTCTCTCTTCAAAGGGCTCTAAATCTCAG CATGATTTCTTCATGAAATTCTGCAATCATAATTGTGGCAGTTCATGCACTGGATCAAACTTGGAAGCTTGTAAATTG GTAATACCCTTCGCCAATTTTATCTGCAAGGGTGAATCATTGTGGATATCAACAATGCTTAAATTTTGGAATAGTATTGAAAAAGTGAGCAAGCACCAGGGACTTAAACACTTTCTCTGTGATGGGGTTTCCTCTCCTAGCACCACCAAAAGGATGATTTCAAGTGGTGATCTTGGTCTTGTGCTAGTGGGAAGCATCAAG ATGTCTTCAATACCAGGGAGGCTGCAGTTGGTTGATGACACAGGTTGTATAGATCTTGTTATACCTGACATTCCGCCAAATGTTTGCATGGATGGAATCTATGAG ATAAACGATTGCAAATTAGCCCTCGAGGGCCCAGTGGCTTACCTAGATCATTTTGGTGTTGCTGATCCACTATCTTGTAAGGCTGTGCTTGAGAAGCTCTCATACCGGAAAAGCGTGCATCATCTCAAGATCTATGGTATAGTCCACTGGAGTGAGTTGAACCTCATTGGCCCTTCCTCACATATTCCTTTGCAAACTATTAAGTGTGCCAGGCTGTTTCACCTGCTGAAATTGTCGCACATTTTTCCAGCAATCAGTGAT ATTCAGCATCACACCATGCCAGGGCCTAGCCTATATGCTGAGGCTGTGATAGTGCCGTACAATTTAAAGTTTACTGGGCGAGCTGATTGCATTGAGCATCCTGAGAGCTTTAAAGTGTCAAGCACTAGCTCACTTTATAATTCCAAAGTATCTATGGAGAAACCATGTCATATCCCATGTTCCCTAAGCTTCAGAACCACCAATCTTTCTGGTACTCTAGTCTCTAGCTATTGTTGTGGACCAGATGGTACTGTTCTAATTGATACTAGTACTACTGGTGGAGAACAAGGTCACACTTCAAGAATTTTATTAGAGTTCAAGGAGGGATGCTTTCTTAAGTATCAG TTACTGCGGATTGGTGGCTACTACCTTCTCGAATGTCCTAGTAACAACCACAGTTTTGCCGTGAAAGATTGTGGATGTTTTCAAGGTGGTAAAATTTCACTACATTCTCAAGACAATCTTTGGAGCCTGTCCATTACCTTTAATGGTAATATAAACATGAAGCAGGGTATTGTAGACCAGTCTATTGGAATTTCTTCAGCAGAGGTGGATGAGCCATTTTCCAGAAATACCATCCATAACGAGATAAAATTAGTGAAGTCTTGGACTGACTTTCGTCAATGTTCAGATTTTCATTTGCAATTTTATTGTGAAGCAGTGAGGGAAAAGATGGAAGAATATGACACCATATGTTATGTATTGAATGAGCTGTGTTCTTACTCAAATGAAGTTATGACTGTCTCTTCATGCATCGAGATTATGATGCACAAAAAGCCTTTTAGTTCTTCTAACTTGGAAAATGAAAAGCTTGTTCAAGGAGATCTGATATCATTACATGGCAAAGTAGAAAATATCCATTCACTTGACTGTAAGGAGGGAAGGCGTGTGCCTGGTTTTGAGAAGTGCAGTATTTGTATCCACGTTGCTGATCATAATCAAACG GTGCGACTCCGTGGATACTTAAGCAAAAATTGTTATCCTGTTGGCCTAGGACCAGGGGCAGTGGTGACATTCCACCGCGTCCTTTTGACACA GCATGAACTATTGTTAACCCAAGTAACATACATTGAAGTTACATCCATCAACCATACTGATCTTAATAGAGAACATGCTACTCCACTCATGCCCGATGGCTTaaaggatggttcattgacgACAATTTCACCATGTGTCATCTTACATCAGAAGCATTTTACAGACAGTGGGCCCATCCAATTTCAGTGCAGG GTAGTTACCATCCATTTGTTGGTGTTGGACAGTCGTTTAAATGACTTTCCAGCTTCAGAATCAATTAACCAGAGTAAAATACTAAAAGTAAAAGTTCCAGTAGCTGGGTTTGTTGTTG ATGATGGATCGTCTTTGTGCTGTTGCTGGGCTGATGATGCAAGGGCTGAACTTTTGCTTAGGCTGCAGGAAGTCGCCGTTCTGGATTTTTCTGTTAATTTGAAATCTACAAAAGATAAAAGCAATTCAAAATTACAACAGACTGTCGGTTCTTGCCTAGAGCAAATTTTgaagaagcaaaagaaagTCACTGTAAAAAACTATGGAATTCCTCCCGACATCTCTTGCCGGGACTTGGAATTGTCATCTGGTATCGGTAATGTCTTGAGTAGCCTGGAAGAGAAGCTTTTGAAATTTATCATCCTCAATGCTTGTTGGAAGGGAACTCTG AATGTCATTGCCTCAGTGTTCAATCCAAATGCTCTAGACAGATCAAATGCAGACCTTCCTGTCGTATATCCAGTACAGAACATGCAGAATTTTTGGGTTACTGAAGTATTTCAAGTAGATCCTTTGGAAGAGGCTCGGAGACTGTATTGCAGACTGGACAGCAGATAA
- the LOC100833920 gene encoding CST complex subunit CTC1 isoform X3, which produces MEPPPEASAPRRLAVADILRIRRPTTGASSLVSSSPSSATSTSPPRKKPKHPAPSPAHSTAPFAPIPQPVLLAGMLSLSSASSPAACRNHCLSLSDPSSAASVCCYLLDFDPAAIGREIRVLAWNFLPSIDAHGAGVLEVVRWCLAEAPELVPHPSFLTTIPLNCVDAEPDLATRGRVFGVVMSVSVMFNVQKSKADGGGDSVGFIVEMMCCGCRQCRASHPERDQDHKFEVEKFVYFVDSASRWRPVLARLIARLVSVTGLKKKMVSVGKKGSYTMLVSSTKTLVAWCPSYVGVPPSDQLPGKCGGLYSGVVSGIYMQGMLVELDEIAWLLIDDKQLLPSHSLRVGAVISVRNFQAVRQNFAWTSVVLLGTCSKTSITMNSFSLVDSKCHLRTESRDLLVKSVESLELSDRFWYQQMQGLVHTYATKVLSSKGSKSQHDFFMKFCNHNCGSSCTGSNLEACKLVIPFANFICKGESLWISTMLKFWNSIEKVSKHQGLKHFLCDGVSSPSTTKRMISSGDLGLVLVGSIKMSSIPGRLQLVDDTGCIDLVIPDIPPNVCMDGIYEINDCKLALEGPVAYLDHFGVADPLSCKAVLEKLSYRKSVHHLKIYGIVHWSELNLIGPSSHIPLQTIKCARLFHLLKLSHIFPAISDIQHHTMPGPSLYAEAVIVPYNLKFTGRADCIEHPESFKVSSTSSLYNSKVSMEKPCHIPCSLSFRTTNLSGTLVSSYCCGPDGTVLIDTSTTGGEQGHTSRILLEFKEGCFLKYQLLRIGGYYLLECPSNNHSFAVKDCGCFQGGKISLHSQDNLWSLSITFNGNINMKQGIVDQSIGISSAEVDEPFSRNTIHNEIKLVKSWTDFRQCSDFHLQFYCEAVREKMEEYDTICYVLNELCSYSNEVMTVSSCIEIMMHKKPFSSSNLENEKLVQGDLISLHGKVENIHSLDCKEGRRVPGFEKCSICIHVADHNQTVRLRGYLSKNCYPVGLGPGAVVTFHRVLLTQHELLLTQVTYIEVTSINHTDLNREHATPLMPDGLKDGSLTTISPCVILHQKHFTDSGPIQFQCRVVTIHLLVLDSRLNDFPASESINQSKILKVKVPVAGFVVDDGSSLCCCWADDARAELLLRLQEVAVLDFSVNLKSTKDKSNSKLQQTVGSCLEQILKKQKKVTVKNYGIPPDISCRDLELSSGIGNVLSSLEEKLLKFIILNACWKGTLNVIASVFNPNALDRSNADLPVVYPVQNMQNFWVTEVFQVDPLEEARRLYCRLDSR; this is translated from the exons atggagccgccgccggaggcttccgccCCTCGCCGGCTTGCCGTCGCCGACATCCTCCGCATCCGTCGTCCCACCACCGGCGCATCCTCCCtcgtttcttcctctccctcctccgccacctccaCTTCACCGCCCCGCAAGAAGCCTAAGCACCCCGCCCCGAGTCCTGCCCACAGTACTGCTCCCTTCGCGCCCATCCCCCAGCCCGTACTCCTCGCTGGCatgctctccctctcctccgcctcctcgcccgccgcctgccgcaaCCACTGCCTATCCCTCTCCgacccctcctccgccgcctctgtCTGCTGCTACCTCCTCGATTTCGACCCCGCCGCCATTGGCCGCGAGATCCGCGTCCTCGCCTGGAACTTCCTACCTTCCATCGAtgcccacggcgccggcgtgcTCGAGGTGGTCCGATGGTGCCTAGCGGAGGCGCCCGAGCTGGTTCCCCATCCTAGCTTCTTGACGACGATTCCGCTCAATTGCGTAGACGCGGAGCCTGATTTGGCCACCCGCGGCCGTGTTTTTGGGGTGGTGATGTCAGTGAGCGTGATGTTCAATGTGCAGAAGAGTAAGGCTGATGGGGGTGGCGACTCGGTCGGGTTTATAGTGGAGATGATGTGCTGTGGTTGCCGCCAATGCAGGGCATCACATCCGGAGCGTGACCAGGATCACAAGTTTGAGGTGGAGAAGTTTGTATACTTTGTGGATTCGGCAAGCAGGTGGCGACCGGTACTGGCACGTCTGATTGCAAGGCTGGTGTCTGTCACGggattgaagaaaaaaatggtttcTGTTGGGAAGAAGGGCTCGTACACCATGTTGGTATCATCTACAAAAACATTGGTGGCATGGTGCCCATCCTATGTGGGAGTTCCACCATCGGATCAGTTGCCAGGGAAGTGCGGTGGACTGTACAGTGGTGTTGTCTCTGGAATTTACATGCAGGGCATGTTGGTTGAGCTGGATGAGATCGCGTGGCTGCTAATTGATGATAAGCAGCTTCTGCCGTCACATTCTCTTCGAGTTGGCGCTGTT ATTTCTGTGAGGAACTTTCAAGCGGTTCGTCAAAATTTTGCTTGGACTTCAGTTGTTCTGCTTGGGACATGCAGTAAAACTAGCATAACTATGAATTCTTTCTCTCTGGTGGACTCGAA ATGTCATCTAAGGACAGAAAGCAGGGATCTGTTGGTAAAGTCTGTTGAGTCTTTGGAGCTGTCCGATAGATTTTG GTATCAACAGATGCAAGGATTGGTTCACACCTATGCTACTAAAGTTCTCTCTTCAAAGGGCTCTAAATCTCAG CATGATTTCTTCATGAAATTCTGCAATCATAATTGTGGCAGTTCATGCACTGGATCAAACTTGGAAGCTTGTAAATTG GTAATACCCTTCGCCAATTTTATCTGCAAGGGTGAATCATTGTGGATATCAACAATGCTTAAATTTTGGAATAGTATTGAAAAAGTGAGCAAGCACCAGGGACTTAAACACTTTCTCTGTGATGGGGTTTCCTCTCCTAGCACCACCAAAAGGATGATTTCAAGTGGTGATCTTGGTCTTGTGCTAGTGGGAAGCATCAAG ATGTCTTCAATACCAGGGAGGCTGCAGTTGGTTGATGACACAGGTTGTATAGATCTTGTTATACCTGACATTCCGCCAAATGTTTGCATGGATGGAATCTATGAG ATAAACGATTGCAAATTAGCCCTCGAGGGCCCAGTGGCTTACCTAGATCATTTTGGTGTTGCTGATCCACTATCTTGTAAGGCTGTGCTTGAGAAGCTCTCATACCGGAAAAGCGTGCATCATCTCAAGATCTATGGTATAGTCCACTGGAGTGAGTTGAACCTCATTGGCCCTTCCTCACATATTCCTTTGCAAACTATTAAGTGTGCCAGGCTGTTTCACCTGCTGAAATTGTCGCACATTTTTCCAGCAATCAGTGAT ATTCAGCATCACACCATGCCAGGGCCTAGCCTATATGCTGAGGCTGTGATAGTGCCGTACAATTTAAAGTTTACTGGGCGAGCTGATTGCATTGAGCATCCTGAGAGCTTTAAAGTGTCAAGCACTAGCTCACTTTATAATTCCAAAGTATCTATGGAGAAACCATGTCATATCCCATGTTCCCTAAGCTTCAGAACCACCAATCTTTCTGGTACTCTAGTCTCTAGCTATTGTTGTGGACCAGATGGTACTGTTCTAATTGATACTAGTACTACTGGTGGAGAACAAGGTCACACTTCAAGAATTTTATTAGAGTTCAAGGAGGGATGCTTTCTTAAGTATCAG TTACTGCGGATTGGTGGCTACTACCTTCTCGAATGTCCTAGTAACAACCACAGTTTTGCCGTGAAAGATTGTGGATGTTTTCAAGGTGGTAAAATTTCACTACATTCTCAAGACAATCTTTGGAGCCTGTCCATTACCTTTAATGGTAATATAAACATGAAGCAGGGTATTGTAGACCAGTCTATTGGAATTTCTTCAGCAGAGGTGGATGAGCCATTTTCCAGAAATACCATCCATAACGAGATAAAATTAGTGAAGTCTTGGACTGACTTTCGTCAATGTTCAGATTTTCATTTGCAATTTTATTGTGAAGCAGTGAGGGAAAAGATGGAAGAATATGACACCATATGTTATGTATTGAATGAGCTGTGTTCTTACTCAAATGAAGTTATGACTGTCTCTTCATGCATCGAGATTATGATGCACAAAAAGCCTTTTAGTTCTTCTAACTTGGAAAATGAAAAGCTTGTTCAAGGAGATCTGATATCATTACATGGCAAAGTAGAAAATATCCATTCACTTGACTGTAAGGAGGGAAGGCGTGTGCCTGGTTTTGAGAAGTGCAGTATTTGTATCCACGTTGCTGATCATAATCAAACG GTGCGACTCCGTGGATACTTAAGCAAAAATTGTTATCCTGTTGGCCTAGGACCAGGGGCAGTGGTGACATTCCACCGCGTCCTTTTGACACA GCATGAACTATTGTTAACCCAAGTAACATACATTGAAGTTACATCCATCAACCATACTGATCTTAATAGAGAACATGCTACTCCACTCATGCCCGATGGCTTaaaggatggttcattgacgACAATTTCACCATGTGTCATCTTACATCAGAAGCATTTTACAGACAGTGGGCCCATCCAATTTCAGTGCAGG GTAGTTACCATCCATTTGTTGGTGTTGGACAGTCGTTTAAATGACTTTCCAGCTTCAGAATCAATTAACCAGAGTAAAATACTAAAAGTAAAAGTTCCAGTAGCTGGGTTTGTTGTTG ATGATGGATCGTCTTTGTGCTGTTGCTGGGCTGATGATGCAAGGGCTGAACTTTTGCTTAGGCTGCAGGAAGTCGCCGTTCTGGATTTTTCTGTTAATTTGAAATCTACAAAAGATAAAAGCAATTCAAAATTACAACAGACTGTCGGTTCTTGCCTAGAGCAAATTTTgaagaagcaaaagaaagTCACTGTAAAAAACTATGGAATTCCTCCCGACATCTCTTGCCGGGACTTGGAATTGTCATCTGGTATCGGTAATGTCTTGAGTAGCCTGGAAGAGAAGCTTTTGAAATTTATCATCCTCAATGCTTGTTGGAAGGGAACTCTG AATGTCATTGCCTCAGTGTTCAATCCAAATGCTCTAGACAGATCAAATGCAGACCTTCCTGTCGTATATCCAGTACAGAACATGCAGAATTTTTGGGTTACTGAAGTATTTCAAGTAGATCCTTTGGAAGAGGCTCGGAGACTGTATTGCAGACTGGACAGCAGATAA